A stretch of the Pseudobdellovibrionaceae bacterium genome encodes the following:
- the hflX gene encoding GTPase HflX — protein MNEPRPSALLVALQLPGVSETDVQASLAELTRLVDTLGYDVVHSTWQKRPSERAATVLGDGKLKEIARWTGGAGEVGKLFTRKKHKAALKFQNAPDDDEDEEELEDSAPETADDYLEGEAPGRADVVIVDCDLSPSQLRNLEKCFGVNVLDRTGVIIEIFSRHARTKAAKLQVEIARLTYVAPRVRETGGNEDRGGGGVGAKGAGETSVELDRRRIRDRIKELKEELDAIGDEQDHRRTRRAQEITVALVGYTNAGKSSLMRALTGSEVLVADKLFATLDTTVRQLHPESVPRILISDTVGFIKKLPHDLVASFKSTLDEAKHASLLLFVVDSSDPSFRSQLEVTRRTLDEVGAQNLESWLVLNKVDRLDPALRASLEQEFPQAVFLSAKNPADVAGFRDRLIRHFESAMGDFDLLIPYTVNSAVGEVRQKMRILGETHTEHGFLFRVRVSPDDLKRFKSKHGLS, from the coding sequence ATGAATGAACCTCGCCCGTCCGCACTCCTTGTCGCCCTTCAACTTCCCGGAGTTTCCGAGACCGACGTCCAGGCTTCGCTCGCCGAGCTGACGCGTCTGGTGGATACGCTCGGGTACGACGTCGTCCATTCGACGTGGCAAAAACGTCCCAGTGAACGCGCGGCCACGGTGCTGGGGGACGGCAAACTGAAAGAGATCGCGCGCTGGACCGGCGGAGCCGGTGAAGTCGGCAAACTCTTTACCCGCAAAAAGCACAAAGCGGCGTTGAAATTCCAGAACGCGCCGGACGACGACGAAGACGAAGAGGAGCTGGAAGACTCGGCCCCCGAAACGGCCGACGACTATCTCGAGGGCGAAGCGCCGGGGCGCGCGGACGTCGTGATCGTCGACTGCGATCTTTCGCCCTCGCAGCTTCGTAATTTAGAGAAATGCTTCGGCGTGAACGTGCTCGACCGTACGGGCGTGATCATCGAGATCTTCAGTCGCCACGCGCGCACCAAAGCCGCGAAGCTCCAGGTCGAAATCGCGCGGCTGACCTACGTGGCCCCGCGCGTGCGCGAGACCGGTGGCAACGAGGATCGCGGCGGCGGCGGAGTGGGCGCGAAAGGCGCGGGCGAGACCAGCGTGGAGCTCGATCGTCGGCGGATCCGTGACCGCATCAAGGAACTGAAGGAAGAACTTGACGCCATCGGCGACGAACAAGATCACCGCCGGACCCGTCGCGCGCAGGAGATCACCGTGGCCCTCGTCGGCTACACGAACGCCGGAAAGTCGTCATTGATGCGCGCTTTGACCGGCAGCGAGGTGCTGGTCGCCGACAAACTCTTCGCGACTCTCGATACGACGGTTCGTCAGCTGCATCCCGAATCGGTGCCGCGGATTTTGATTTCCGACACCGTCGGATTCATCAAGAAGTTGCCCCATGACCTGGTCGCGTCGTTCAAATCCACGCTGGATGAGGCGAAACACGCGTCGCTTCTTTTGTTCGTGGTCGACTCTTCGGATCCGAGCTTCCGTTCGCAGCTGGAAGTCACGCGCCGGACCCTCGATGAGGTCGGCGCGCAAAACTTGGAATCGTGGCTCGTGCTGAACAAGGTGGACCGTTTGGATCCCGCGTTGCGGGCCTCGCTCGAGCAAGAATTTCCGCAAGCGGTGTTTCTTTCCGCGAAGAATCCGGCCGACGTGGCGGGCTTCCGGGATCGTCTGATTCGCCATTTCGAGAGCGCGATGGGCGATTTCGATCTGCTGATTCCCTATACGGTGAACTCCGCCGTGGGTGAAGTCCGGCAGAAGATGCGCATCTTAGGTGAGACGCATACGGAGCACGGGTTTTTGTTTCGGGTGCGCGTGAGCCCCGATGATTTGAAACGTTTTAAATCCAAACACGGACTCAGCTGA
- a CDS encoding peptidylprolyl isomerase produces the protein MAIVHVSHILVAQKYQAEDLERRLQEGADFEELARKHSSCPSSARGGDLGAVDDRRLVDDFREALEPLAVGQISGPVRTRFGYHLIRRNPAPVVGQSET, from the coding sequence ATGGCGATCGTGCACGTTTCGCATATTTTGGTCGCGCAGAAATACCAAGCCGAGGATCTTGAGCGCCGCTTGCAAGAGGGCGCGGATTTCGAAGAGCTTGCGCGCAAACACTCCAGTTGTCCCTCGTCCGCGCGGGGCGGGGACTTGGGGGCCGTGGACGATCGACGTTTGGTGGACGATTTTCGCGAGGCCTTGGAGCCTTTGGCGGTGGGGCAGATCTCGGGGCCGGTACGGACCCGGTTCGGGTATCATTTGATTCGGCGCAATCCCGCGCCCGTGGTCGGACAATCCGAGACCTAA